The Mycobacterium paragordonae genome includes a region encoding these proteins:
- a CDS encoding Mur ligase family protein, translating into MITTRARLALAAGASARWASRVTGRGAGAMIGGLVAMTLDRSILRQLGVGRRTVIITGTNGKSTTTRMTAAALSTLGAVATNAEGANMDAGLVAALAADRRAGLAALEVDEMHVPHVSDAVEPTALVLLNLSRDQLDRVGEINVIERTLRSGLARHPDAVVVANCDDVLMTSAAYDSPNVVWVAAGGSWANDSVSCPRSGEVIVREEGHWYSTGADFKRPDPQWWFDDQTLFGPDGLAVPMRLALPGTVNRGNAAQAVAAAVALGADPAKAVAAVCMVDEVAGRYRTVRVGTHDARILLAKNPAGWQEALSMVDKHADGVVIAVNGQVPDGEDLSWLWDVRFEHFEQTRVVAAGERGTDLAVRLGYAGVEHTLVHDTVAAIESCPPGRVEVVANYTAFLQLNRRLTRRG; encoded by the coding sequence GTGATCACCACGCGCGCACGTCTGGCACTTGCCGCCGGCGCAAGCGCGCGGTGGGCGTCGCGAGTCACCGGCCGCGGCGCCGGCGCCATGATCGGCGGACTGGTTGCCATGACACTGGACCGGTCGATATTGCGGCAGCTCGGGGTGGGCCGGCGCACGGTCATCATCACCGGCACCAACGGCAAGTCGACCACCACCCGGATGACCGCGGCGGCCCTGAGCACGCTGGGGGCCGTGGCCACCAACGCCGAGGGCGCCAACATGGACGCCGGCCTGGTGGCGGCCCTTGCGGCGGATCGGCGGGCCGGACTGGCGGCGCTGGAAGTCGACGAGATGCACGTGCCGCACGTGTCGGATGCGGTCGAACCGACCGCCCTCGTGCTGCTCAACCTCTCGCGCGATCAGCTCGACCGGGTCGGCGAGATCAACGTCATCGAGCGGACCCTGCGAAGCGGCCTGGCGCGGCATCCGGACGCGGTCGTGGTGGCCAACTGTGACGACGTGTTGATGACCTCGGCCGCCTACGACAGCCCGAATGTGGTGTGGGTGGCCGCGGGCGGCTCATGGGCGAACGACTCGGTGAGTTGCCCCCGCAGCGGCGAGGTGATCGTTCGTGAAGAGGGTCATTGGTATTCCACGGGCGCCGACTTCAAGCGGCCCGACCCGCAGTGGTGGTTCGACGACCAGACGCTGTTCGGACCCGACGGGCTGGCGGTGCCGATGCGCCTGGCGCTGCCCGGAACGGTGAACCGCGGCAACGCCGCCCAGGCAGTCGCCGCCGCCGTCGCGCTGGGCGCCGACCCGGCCAAGGCGGTGGCGGCCGTCTGCATGGTCGACGAAGTCGCGGGACGGTACCGGACGGTCCGGGTCGGGACGCACGACGCGCGGATCCTGCTGGCCAAAAACCCGGCCGGCTGGCAGGAGGCGCTGTCGATGGTGGACAAGCACGCGGACGGCGTGGTGATCGCGGTCAACGGCCAGGTGCCCGACGGCGAGGACCTGTCCTGGCTTTGGGACGTGCGCTTCGAGCACTTCGAACAGACCCGGGTGGTGGCCGCGGGCGAACGCGGCACCGATCTCGCGGTGCGGCTCGGGTACGCCGGCGTCGAGCACACGCTAGTGCACGACACGGTGGCGGCCATCGAGTCCTGCCCGCCCGGGCGGGTCGAGGTGGTCGCCAATTACACCGCGTTCCTGCAGCTCAACCGGAGGTTGACGCGACGTGGCTGA
- a CDS encoding type 1 glutamine amidotransferase, which translates to MAETVRIGLVLPDVMGTYGDGGNAVVLRQRLLLRGIPAEIVEITLADPVPDSLDLYTLGGAEDYAQRLATRHLLQYPGLQRAADRGAPVLAICAAVQVLGHWYETSSGERVDGVGMLDATTSPQDTRTIGELVSKPLLPGLTQRLTGFENHRGGTVLGPAASPLAAVTRGAGNRAGDGFDGVVQGSVVATYMHGPCLARNPELADHLLSQVVGELAPLELPEVDLLRRERLGA; encoded by the coding sequence GTGGCTGAAACTGTGCGGATCGGCCTGGTCCTGCCCGACGTCATGGGCACCTACGGCGACGGCGGCAACGCGGTGGTGCTGCGGCAGCGGTTGCTGCTGCGCGGCATCCCCGCCGAGATCGTCGAGATCACGCTGGCCGATCCGGTGCCCGACTCGCTGGACCTCTACACACTGGGCGGCGCCGAAGACTACGCCCAGCGACTGGCCACTCGGCATCTGCTGCAGTACCCGGGCCTGCAGCGTGCGGCCGACCGCGGGGCACCGGTGCTGGCCATCTGCGCCGCAGTCCAGGTGCTGGGCCACTGGTACGAAACGTCGTCGGGCGAACGGGTGGACGGTGTCGGCATGCTGGACGCGACGACGTCGCCGCAGGACACCCGGACCATCGGCGAGCTGGTGTCCAAGCCGCTGCTGCCCGGTTTGACTCAGCGGTTGACGGGTTTCGAGAACCACCGCGGTGGGACGGTGCTCGGACCGGCCGCGTCTCCGTTGGCCGCGGTCACCAGGGGCGCGGGCAACCGGGCCGGGGACGGTTTTGACGGCGTGGTGCAGGGCAGTGTGGTGGCGACCTACATGCACGGGCCGTGCCTGGCGCGCAATCCGGAGCTGGCCGACCATCTGTTGAGCCAGGTGGTCGGCGAGTTGGCGCCGCTGGAGCTACCCGAGGTGGACTTGTTGCGCCGCGAGCGGCTGGGAGCCTAG
- a CDS encoding PE family protein, protein MSFVSARPELLEAASADLAGIGSTLAAANASAAVPTMAVPAPGADGVSAAISAMFGWHGQAYQQLSAQAGAFHEQFVQLLRAGAQSYATVDAANQAALQAETVVSGGAGAAGPVAGLESQITPVAGHAIAADTPLYAALANSPAFEGLGDWLQAF, encoded by the coding sequence ATGTCGTTCGTCAGCGCAAGACCGGAACTGCTCGAGGCGGCATCGGCGGATCTGGCAGGAATCGGCTCCACCCTCGCGGCGGCCAACGCCTCCGCGGCGGTGCCGACGATGGCCGTGCCGGCGCCGGGCGCGGACGGGGTGTCGGCGGCGATATCGGCGATGTTCGGCTGGCACGGCCAGGCTTATCAGCAACTGAGCGCGCAGGCCGGGGCTTTCCATGAGCAGTTCGTGCAGCTGCTGCGGGCGGGCGCGCAGTCCTATGCGACCGTGGACGCCGCCAACCAGGCGGCGTTGCAGGCCGAAACCGTGGTGAGTGGCGGCGCCGGCGCGGCGGGGCCCGTAGCGGGGCTGGAAAGCCAGATCACGCCGGTGGCCGGTCATGCGATCGCGGCGGACACACCTCTGTATGCGGCGCTGGCCAACAGCCCCGCGTTCGAGGGCCTGGGCGACTGGCTCCAGGCGTTCTAG
- a CDS encoding C39 family peptidase, translating into MAPDFKAPDFKASARVVGLAAVACSLLGCPYTAQADPNTSGMHGDPGAAAAYWRYQKQDRDCGEMAVADVIGQLTGNEISEEEIDGAAGNIPSSSHAGPIYAPGNRTSNRDLPVLLAHYGIASDGIKTDRPALERALDQGRKVIAGVNNRILWDEGGDRSRENHFVVVTGIDTRGDMVHLNDSGIKAGRDEQVSLATFEAAWATSGNFAVVTR; encoded by the coding sequence ATGGCCCCTGATTTCAAGGCCCCTGATTTCAAGGCCAGTGCCAGAGTCGTTGGGCTGGCGGCCGTGGCCTGCTCGCTACTCGGATGCCCCTACACCGCCCAGGCCGACCCGAACACCAGCGGGATGCACGGCGACCCGGGCGCGGCCGCAGCGTACTGGCGCTATCAGAAGCAGGACCGCGACTGCGGGGAGATGGCCGTCGCCGACGTGATCGGCCAGCTCACCGGCAACGAGATCTCGGAGGAGGAGATCGACGGCGCGGCCGGCAACATCCCCAGCAGCTCCCATGCCGGACCGATCTACGCCCCGGGCAACCGGACCAGCAACCGGGACCTGCCGGTGCTGCTCGCGCACTACGGCATCGCGTCCGACGGGATCAAGACCGACCGACCCGCGCTGGAACGTGCCCTGGATCAGGGCCGCAAGGTGATCGCCGGGGTCAACAACAGAATCCTCTGGGACGAGGGCGGCGACCGCAGCCGGGAGAACCACTTCGTGGTCGTCACCGGCATCGACACCCGAGGCGACATGGTGCATCTCAACGACAGCGGCATCAAGGCCGGCCGCGACGAGCAGGTCTCGCTGGCCACCTTCGAGGCGGCGTGGGCCACCAGCGGCAATTTCGCCGTCGTGACCAGGTGA
- the recR gene encoding recombination mediator RecR, with protein sequence MFEGPVQDLIDELGKLPGIGPKSAQRIAFHLLSVEPPDIDRLTAVLGKVRDGVRFCAVCGNVSDDERCRICADPRRDGSLVCVVEEPKDIQAVERTREFRGRYHVLGGALDPLSGIGPEQLRIRELLTRIGQRVDDVDIAEVIIATDPNTEGEATATYLVRMLRDIPGLTVTRIASGLPMGGDLEFADELTLGRALTGRRAMV encoded by the coding sequence ATGTTTGAGGGACCGGTTCAGGATCTGATCGACGAGCTCGGCAAGCTGCCGGGCATCGGACCCAAGAGCGCGCAACGCATCGCTTTCCATCTGTTGTCGGTGGAACCGCCGGACATCGACCGGCTGACCGCCGTGCTGGGCAAGGTCCGCGACGGCGTCCGGTTCTGCGCGGTCTGCGGCAACGTGTCCGACGACGAGCGGTGCCGGATCTGTGCCGATCCCCGCCGCGACGGCTCGCTGGTGTGTGTGGTCGAGGAGCCGAAGGACATCCAGGCCGTCGAGCGCACCCGGGAATTCCGTGGTCGCTACCACGTCCTGGGTGGTGCGCTGGATCCCCTGTCGGGAATCGGGCCCGAGCAGCTGCGGATCCGGGAGCTGCTGACCCGTATTGGTCAGCGCGTCGACGACGTCGACATCGCCGAGGTGATCATCGCCACCGACCCCAACACCGAGGGCGAGGCGACCGCCACATACCTGGTCCGGATGCTGCGCGACATCCCCGGCCTGACCGTGACGCGCATCGCGTCCGGATTGCCGATGGGCGGTGACTTGGAGTTCGCCGACGAGCTGACGCTGGGCCGTGCGCTGACGGGCCGCCGGGCCATGGTCTGA
- a CDS encoding YbaB/EbfC family nucleoid-associated protein: MQPGGDMSQLLAQAQQMQQKLLEAQQQLANSEVHGQAGGGLVKVVVKGSGEVIGVTIDPKVVNPDDIETLQDLIVGAMGDASRQVTTMAQERLGALAGGMRPPAPPGPPPGVPGV; the protein is encoded by the coding sequence ATGCAACCCGGAGGCGATATGTCGCAGCTGCTGGCGCAGGCACAGCAGATGCAGCAGAAACTATTGGAAGCCCAACAGCAGTTGGCTAACTCCGAGGTGCACGGTCAAGCCGGCGGGGGACTGGTCAAGGTCGTCGTAAAGGGCAGCGGTGAAGTCATCGGCGTGACGATCGACCCCAAGGTCGTCAACCCGGACGACATCGAGACCCTGCAGGACCTGATCGTCGGCGCCATGGGCGACGCGTCCAGGCAGGTCACCACGATGGCGCAGGAGCGCCTCGGTGCGCTGGCCGGTGGCATGCGCCCGCCCGCCCCTCCGGGACCGCCGCCCGGTGTGCCGGGGGTCTGA
- a CDS encoding Rv3717 family N-acetylmuramoyl-L-alanine amidase, whose product MDVRVGLRVGLAMLIGVLVAAAQPLMPSAAAAPANLAGMVVFIDPGHNGANDASIGRQVPTGRGGTKDCQASGTSTNSGYPEHTFTWDTALRLRAALNALGVRTAMSRGNDNALGPCVDERANMANALHPNAIVSLHGDGGPASGRGFHVNYSSPPLNAAQSGPSVQFARVMRDQLQASGIPPANYIGQGGLYGRADLAGLNLAQYPSVLVELGNMKNPADSALMESAEGRQKYADALVRGVAGFLATQGQAR is encoded by the coding sequence GTGGACGTACGTGTAGGCCTGCGTGTCGGGTTAGCCATGCTCATCGGGGTGCTCGTTGCTGCTGCCCAGCCGCTGATGCCCAGCGCCGCCGCGGCGCCGGCCAACCTCGCGGGAATGGTGGTGTTCATCGATCCCGGCCACAACGGCGCCAACGACGCCTCCATCGGGCGTCAGGTGCCTACGGGCAGGGGCGGCACCAAGGACTGCCAGGCCAGCGGCACGTCGACCAACAGCGGATATCCGGAGCACACCTTCACCTGGGACACCGCGCTGCGGCTGCGCGCCGCGCTGAACGCGCTTGGCGTACGCACGGCGATGTCGCGCGGCAATGACAACGCCCTGGGCCCGTGCGTCGACGAACGCGCCAACATGGCCAACGCGCTGCACCCCAACGCCATCGTCAGCCTGCACGGCGACGGCGGCCCGGCGTCGGGACGCGGTTTCCACGTCAACTATTCGTCCCCGCCGCTGAACGCCGCCCAGTCGGGGCCGTCGGTGCAGTTCGCCCGCGTCATGCGTGACCAGCTGCAGGCATCGGGCATCCCGCCGGCCAACTACATCGGGCAGGGCGGCCTCTACGGCCGCGCGGATCTGGCCGGGCTCAACCTGGCGCAGTACCCGTCGGTCCTGGTGGAACTGGGCAATATGAAGAATCCCGCGGACTCAGCGCTGATGGAGTCCGCAGAGGGCCGGCAGAAGTACGCCGACGCGCTGGTGCGGGGCGTCGCGGGATTCCTGGCAACCCAGGGGCAGGCGCGCTAG
- a CDS encoding SRPBCC family protein, with amino-acid sequence MGQVKATSTVLIQAEPAKVLDAVADYKTVRPKILSPQYSEYEVLEGGQGQGTVAKWRLQATESRVRNVQVSVDVAGHTVIEKDANSSMVINWTVAPAGPGSSVTVTTTWTGAGGVKGFFEKTFAPLGLKKIQGQVLDNLKKEVEG; translated from the coding sequence ATGGGACAGGTGAAAGCAACCAGCACCGTCTTGATCCAGGCGGAGCCCGCGAAGGTGCTCGACGCGGTCGCCGACTACAAAACCGTCCGCCCGAAGATCCTCTCACCGCAGTACAGCGAGTACGAGGTGCTCGAGGGCGGACAGGGGCAGGGGACCGTGGCCAAGTGGCGCCTGCAGGCGACCGAGTCGCGGGTACGCAACGTGCAGGTCAGTGTGGACGTCGCGGGTCACACCGTCATCGAGAAGGACGCCAATTCGTCGATGGTGATCAATTGGACGGTGGCTCCCGCTGGACCGGGATCCAGCGTCACCGTCACCACCACCTGGACCGGTGCCGGCGGGGTCAAAGGTTTTTTCGAGAAGACCTTCGCACCGCTCGGGCTGAAGAAGATCCAGGGCCAGGTGCTGGACAACCTGAAAAAGGAAGTCGAGGGCTAA